A segment of the Methanomicrobiales archaeon genome:
AACCGGGTGATCGAGAAGGCGATCCGCCGCAGTCGCCCGCCGTTCAGTACGATCGATGCCTTGCGGAATCTGCTCGCCTCGGACCGGCTGCGGATCGACGACGGCTATCTCCGCATGAACGCGCTCCGGGCGCTCGTCGGGAGCCTCAACCTTCAGCATCTCGACCGCGTGAACCGGATCCGGAACGAGAATGCGCAGGTGTATGCCGACGAGCTGGACGGAGGCTCCGCTTCCTACGTGCTCCCGATCGTCGGGGGGAGGAGATCGGCGGCGTTCCTGAAGTACAACGTCCTCAATACCGCAGGCGTTCCCCTTCCGCAGATTACGGCGCGGGCGCTGAAAGAGGGTCTGGAGCTGGGCAACTTCCAGTGGCACTGCCCGGTCCACCGGGTGCCTCTACTCGGGCGGAGGATTCCCCACGACCGGGAGAAGCTCAGGAACAGCGAGTACATCTCCGCGAATATCATCAACCTCCCCGTCCATCCCTCGGTCGGGGAGGAGGATATCTCCAGAGTCGTTCAGTTCCTGAAAAGTGTCCCGCGGTCGGCGGGCTGAACGGGATCGGCCGTATCTCATGCCATGCATCAACGATTTTCACTCACCCGGAACCCTGTCCGCAGCCCTGCCCTCATCGGGGCAGTCCGGTGCGTGGGAAGGCGGATTCCCCGCTCTATCGAGGCAGAGCGGTGCGAATCCGCTTTGCCAGTATGCGGAGAGATCCCGCGGCGGATCCGATCCGCGCTCGAATCAGTCCAGATTCCTGCATGGGGAAGCCGGGACAAATCCTGTCGGATCCCAGGAGCGGTTCTGGGGGATGAGTGCCCGGGCGCGATAGCGCTGCACCCGGGACGGATCAGTGCCGGCACCGTGCATAACCGATCCGTTCCTGTCGCACGCTTGGTGGTTGGGGGAGGGAGGCGCCCCGTGCTGTCCCCCGCAGTTGGAATATCCTGCGGGAGATCCAGGGCCGATCCCGACTGCTCATTGCGGGTTTCGGGGAGGAGGAGACGGGAGGGGCGGGGTCTCCCCCGGTCCATCCCTGCGATGCCGCGGCAGGGGCGTTCGAGATCTCCACGGGCATTCCGGAGAGCGGGGCGGGAATCGGACGGGTGAACACGACTCGCCATCCGAACCGAGCCCTGCCGCAGTAGCGGGAGAGAGGGGTTGTGCATCCTCCCTCCCCCATCCCCGCCGTGCGATCGTTGCCGCCACGAAGCCGTGGATCCGGTTCGATCGGAGTGTTTTCAGGAGGGGATCCGATGCCGTGCGCAGGTGCAGCGGTCGCAGGGCGGATCTCCCCGGTTCCCCCCTCCAAGACTGCCGCACAGAGGAGAAGGAAATGGCACTCTCTCTCCGCGCGAGCCCGCCTCATGCAGTGCGACAGCGGGCAGAGCGGAGGGATCGCTGGTATCGGCACGGCCCGCAAAGAGGATGATGCGCGGAATCCGTTACGCAGCATCCCGCGATCCTGTCGATCCGCCACCATCGCACGCTGGAGGATGGAACGCACCCCCGCGGGAGTGATGGCTGGCGAGAAAGCCCACCAACCTCCCGCAGGTCGGAAGATACCCCCATAAGCCCCCTTCACGAGAGGCACTTTCTGTAGATAGTTGCTGTTTTCCTGGCGATACTCTTCCAGGTGAACTGCCGGGCGTACTGCAGGATCTCCTCCGTATTCCACCTCTTATCCAGCGCTTTCAGGATTACGGCGGCCATCTGCTCGGAATTTTTGGGCTCCATCAGCATGCCGTGGTCCTCCGACTGGATCACCTCGGGGATTCCGCCCACGGCCGATCCGATGAACGGTTTGCCGCAGCCCATCGTCTCGAACAGCACCATCGGGTTACCCTCCGAGAGGCTGGGCAGGACGAAGAGGTCGCATGCGTTCATCCAGATCGGGATACGGTGGTGCGGCTGCCGCCCGGCGAGGAATACGTGATCCTCCAGGCGCTTCTCCTGGATGAGCGCCCGCAGATGATCCCGCAGGAGTCCGTCACCCACGATGACGCACAGCACATCGCTCCGCTCCCGCACTACCCTCTCCATCGCCTCGATCAGGTAGGCATGCCCTTTCACCTCGACCAGATTGCCGGCCGTGAAGACGATCTTTTTATCCTGCGGCAGATCGAGCATCCTGCGGCACTTCACCGGATCCATGGGGTAGAACTTGGATTCGCTGAAACCGTTCGGGATGACCGCAACGGGGGTGTCCACGTCCAGATGCTCGATGCAGCCGAGATTGCGGCGGCTGACCGTGATGATGTAGTCGGCCGCATTCAGGACCCGGGTGATACTCTCCCTCCAGGCGTCGTCCTGGAACGGCAGCTCGTAGATGTCGAATCCATGGGCCGTCAGCACCAGGGGAACGCCGTAGTCCTCCTTCAGCCGCAACCCCGTATACCCCTGCGGCCAGGTGAAGTGCGCATGCATCAGGTCGAACCGGATCCCATCGGACTGAACTTGCCTCTTCACCCGCCGATAGTGCTTCTCCCCGAGCTTCCGGAAATAGTCGCAGACAGGGATATAGTGGACTCCGACAGGGTGCAGATGGACGTTATCGGGTTTGCCCGACGGATCGATGAGGCGATCCTTCTGGAACCGGTCCAGGTGGTTCTTTATGGGGGACAGGGGGATGTACTTCGATAGATCCGACAACGGATTGTAGCGGATGTAGATATGGTACTGGTCGACATAGAGCGCGATCTCGTTTATCAGATCCTTCCAGGATATGGCATACGCGTTGTTCAGCCCCAGCAGGGTACAATCGTGCAGGAACGCCTCCAGTCCGTTGTCCGACGGTATGCGGTCTGTTCTGCCGATATTCGGGAAGGCTTCCTCCGCACGCCCCGCGGACTCACTCGTAGCCATCGTCGGCACCCCCGTGGCGGGATGCGGTCGACCTCCGCATCGAATGCACGCGCTCCCGCGGATTGATCGTACTCTCCCATCGTGACTTCTGCTGGTTGTCCAGCAGGATCGCAAGGAAGAGGAACTGAAGCCCGATAAAGAAGCCGATGAGCGCCAGTCCACCGCTGATGACGAAATCGCCGTTTCGGGCGAACGTCTGATACAGCGCATAGACCGCTCCGCCCGCACCGCCGAGGGTGAGGACGATGCCGGAGGCGTAGACGAACGGGATCGAGTAGAGGCCGCGAGATGCATACTTGGTCTTCATGCGCCAGAGGAAATCGGATGCCAGAAGGCGGGAGACTCGAACGATGTAGCTTCCATACCGGATCTTCGACTTCTCCCGCCCGTAGCGCGCCGGGTGCACCACATCCATGACACGAAAGTCGTGGGCGTTCAGTTTCACGAGGATGTCGTTGCAGTAGCCGTAGCCCGTGTACAGCGAATCCAGGTCCAGGGTGCGTAGCGCCTTCCAGGATATCGCGGTATAGCCGTTCTGCGGATCCATGATGTCCCAGTATCCGGATGCCACTTTGGTGAGGAAGGTGAGCACGGAGTTGCCGAAGGAGCGCCATGCCGACATTCCTTTCCTGTACTCGGCGCTGAACAGCCTGTTTCCCTTGGTGTAATCGGCCTTCCGCCAGACGATCGGATCGAACAGATGGGGCAGGAATCTGGGATCCATCTGGTTGTCGCCTGCCATCACCGCCACGATGTCCATGTTCTCCTGAAGAGCCTTCTTGTAGCCGGTGTAGATGGCGGAGCCCACGCCGCCGTTCCTCCGGTGCTGAACGCACACGATACGGGGATCTTCCGAAGCACACTTCTGCACGATTTCAGCCGTCCGATCTGTAGAACCATCATCGACGACGTAGATCCGGTCCACATACTCCGGTATGGAACGCAGTGTGTCTTCGATCAGCAGCTCCTCGTTGTAGGCCGGAACCGCGACGGCGACCCTATGCTTTGCGTACGTGCTTCTCCCTCCTCCTGTGATACAATCTGCCCGGAAGTTCGTTGCGTTGGTTACCTATCCAGAACATCCTGCTGCCTGCACGCCCACCGGCATTGTATCCAGACAGCGATCGGGGAATAGACGACGGGCGAATATTTATTCTTTTCCTGCACGGCAGCGGAGCAGGCTCTGGCTGACCGCGCCGCCAGCATGCAAAATCAGGGATCCTCCGGCTGGGGCAAGATCGCAGGAAGGGATGCCATGCCGTCCTGGATGCCGGACTGTCGCCTGCAATTCTCAACTTTCTAAAACTCTGCTATCAGCTTTTATTTCTTGAAAAGACGGGATATTGATGCTGCCTTCCTCGGCTGACGGGACCTTCGATACTCTTATTAGTTCCCAGCACGAAGTAGATCTGCACGCGCCGATAGTGTAGTGGTTATCACTAGGCGTTGCCAACGCCTAAACCCGGGTTCGAATCCCGGTCGGCGCATGAATCTCTTTTCCCACGGTATGCCCGTGACCATCATCGCATCCGTGAGAGCGGACAAACGAGCGTCTCTCCGCCGGACCGGTGCCGTTGTCGGATACACCGGTCAGCTGCTTCCCCGCGTCGCGGGGATGCAGGAAATGTTTTTACCCAGTGCGGAGGAGGTGTAGGCGGATGGAACTCGACCTGCACGTGCATTCATGCTACTCGTACGACTCTCTCCTGCGGCCAGAAACGATCCTGAGAAGGGCGAAAGCGATGGGTCTCACCGGGGTTGCGATCACGGATCACGGCACCATTCAGGGTGCACTGCGGGCGCACAGGGTAAATCGGGACGAGGAATTCACCGTGATCGTCGGCTGCGAGATCCTGACGGATATCGGCGATATCCTGGGGCTCTTTCTGCACGACGAGATCCGCTCTACCTCCTTTCCCGAAGTGATCGACGAGATCCGCTCGCAGGACGGCCTTGTCGTCCTGCCTCACCCGTTCAGGGGTCATACTCTGTCGGACGTTGTGATCCGGTCAATCGATGCCGTCGAGGTGTTCAATGCCCGGGCATCGGAGACGCAGAACGTTCAGTCGCAGGAGATGGCAAGGCGATACAGTCTGCCCGCATCCGCCGGAAGCGATGCCCATACCGCCGCCGAGATAGGTCTGGGGCGGATTGTCCTGCACGACGACCCGGATATCCGAAAGGCTCTTATGGATGGAAAGGGATGGGGGACGGGGAGTCGATCGCCTCGGTATGCGCATTATGCGAGCAGGTTGATAAAGGCGGTAAAATTGCGGCGACTCCCGGTGTCACAAGCAGCGGGTACCGTATGAATGCTATCGTCTGCGATGCAAACCTGAGAACTGCCCTTTACGCCATACGCTCTCTGGGAAGGAGAAACATCGACGTGACGGCGGTCGAGGAGCACAGCCGCTCCGTGATCCCGATCGGATTCCGGTCCGTATACTGCAAAAAGCGTTTGTGGAGTCCGAGGGTCAGCAGCGAAGAGGATTATATCGCATTCCTGCTGGATCTGGCGGATGCACACGACGCGATCCTGCCCGCCGGCATCAGTTCGATGGTGAGCATCGCGAAACATCTGGATCTGTTCGATCGGCGTACCAGAATCCCGATTCCACCCTACAATAAGCTGATGATCGCGATCGACAAAGAACAGACGTTTCGGTTTGCACTGGACAATGACATCCCCTGCCCGGCAACCTATTTTCCCGCGGACAGCGCGGACATCGTTCGGATCTCCAGAGAGATCGAGTATCCTGCGGTGATCAAGGTCAGAAGAGGATCGACGGCGCGGGGCGTGGAGTATGCCGCATCCCCGCAGGAGCTGATCGACAGATACGAGCGTCTAGCTGGGATCCAAGAGCGGCCCATCATCCAGGAGTATATCCGTGGCCAGGGATACGGCGCGTTTGCGATCTACAATCGGGACAGCAAACCCCGTGCGGTCTTCGTGCACAGGAGGCTGCGCGAGTATCCCATCAGCGGCGGACCCTGCACGTACTGCGAAAGCGTGGAGAATGGTGAGATATTGCAGTACGGGTTGAAGTTGCTGGATGCCCTGAAATGGTACGGCATTGCGATGGTCGAGTTCAAACTCGATCAGAAAGATGGCGTGCCGAAGCTGATCGAGGTCAATCCGCGCTTCTGGGGTTCAATGTCGCTGGCGATCCATGCGGGTGTGGACTTCCCGTATCTCCTCTACCGACTGGCCGTCGACGGGGATATCGAGCCCGCCGGAGAGTATGCAGCCGGCATCAGGACCCGGTTTGTCCTCCAGGATATCATCGCCTGCATGCACTACTTCAGGAAAACCCGCGATGTACGGTATCTGAAAGAGATAGTCGGACCATTCTTCGATAGGGACGTGAAATTCGGCATATTTTCGGCAGACGATCCCATGCCTGCGTTCCACTACGGAGTTCAGGGGTTGAGCAGGTACCTCCGATAACGCACGGCAGGTCCTGCAGGCGGAGATGGAAACTGAGAACGCTCCCCCGGTACCGTCCCGGAAGTCGGGAGATCGCTGGGCGGCTGCCAGGACGGCGTCCCGGCCTGTCCGGATACCGGATTGAAGGAGATTCCATGAATTTAAAAATTTCTCCGATACCTTCTCTTTCCAACCTCAGCGCAATCCTTAAAGCCCGACAATGCACACCCCGAGCCCGAAACCGACCGGAAGACAGCCGCACCGGGAAAACAATTTTATAGGAATACAGAAAATCAGAGTCCAGACATGGCAGACCAGGCGATCGCATGAGCACAGGATTCAACGGAAATTCGCTTGCCGTAACCGTCGATATCGAAGACTGGTACCACATTCCGTCGGTGACCGGTTCGCCTTTCTCTCAGTTCCGGGACGCATCGGAGTTCTATCAGAAGTGGAACGGACGATACGACTACCTCACCGATTCGGTCCGGAAGGTGCTGGGAATCCTCGATACCTGCAACGTCACTGCCACCTTCTTCGTTGTGGCCGACGTCGTGCGCCACTATCCGGGCCTGATCGAATGCATCTGCGAACAGGGGCACGAGATTGCCGTGCACGGACTCTCGCATGCCTGCAAGATCGATCCGCAGACGAAGTCGCCCCTGATGAGCGCGGCGGAGTTCGAGGCGAGGACAAAAGACGCCAAACATCTCATCGAGACGGCGATCGGGGAGCAGGTATACGGTTACCGCGCTCCCAACGCCCTCGTGAGCGGCTGGATGGTCGATTCCCTCGAGAAACTGGGGTTCCGGTACGACGCATCGGTATCAGTCAACTCCCTCTACAACAAGACCGACTCCCGCCTGATCGGGGTCACGTCCTGCCCCTACACACCCCGTCCCCATTCCCTGGACCGGGGGGGAGACAGAGATTTCATCGAGTTTCCGTTTGCCTACTGGGATGTGGGGGGCGTGAAGATACCTGCGTCGGGGGGGCCCGTACTCCGCTTTCTCGGGAGCCGGATGATCCTGGAAGGGCTGCGGCAGAGCCTGAAGCGAGGGCATACCGTGTTTTACTTCCACCCGCTGGACATATCACGGGAGAAGTTTCCGAGAGTCGGCAGGGGCCGGCCGCTCTACTGGGCGATCAAGGGGGATCTCGTGGAGAGGCGCCTCATGCAGATTCTGAGAGGCACCAACGGCGTGAAGAAGAAGCCCCTGTTCGAGCTGTGCGGGGAAGCCGTATGCGAGTAGGGATACGCCCCCTCGAGCCGGGGCGGGAGGAGGAGTGGGAGCGGTTCGTCCGCTCCCATGAGGAGACGACGTTCTTCACGCAGATCGGCTGGAGAAATGTCGTGGAGGGGGTCTACCGCCACCAACCTCTCTACCTCTACGCGGAGGACGGGAGCGGGGAGATGATCGGGATCCTCCCCCTCTTCCAGGTTCGATCGCCCTTCTCCGGCCCGAGACTGGTGTCGCTCCCATACGCCCCCTACGGTGGCATATACTGCCGGAATGCAGCCGTATCCGACGCCTTCCTGGAAGAACTGAAGAGAATGGCCTCTCGGGGCATGTCGATCGAGCTGCGGCACGTCGGAGACGGCGCCCCGCCGGAGGGTTTCGGGAGCCGGAACGGCTACTGCACCTCCATCCTGGATCTCTCGCCCGGCCCGGATCGGATCCTCGGCGCGATGGACAAGACATGCCGCACCGCCATCCGGAAGGGGGAGAGAGCAGACTATGCCGCAAAGTTCTCGTCCGACTCCGCCGGCGTGGCCAGGTTCTACGACATCTACCTCGAGACCATGCAGCGTCTGGGGACCCCGCCCCATCCGCCCGCACTCTTCTCCGCCCTCCTGCAGGAGTTCGGGGACGGGATCCTGATCGCGGAGGCGTGGAAGGGCGACACGCCCGTTGCCGCTCTCTTCCTCCTCGGCATGCGGAAGACCCTCGTCTCGGGATGGGCGGTGAGCCGCTGGGAGTACCGCACGTCCGCTCCGAACAACTTCATCTACTGGCACGCAATCCAGGAGGCGATCGAGAGGGGATACCGCTCCTTCGATTTCGGGCGGAGCTTGCAGGGCTCCGGGATCCACGCCTTCAAGACGCGGTGGGGTGCCCGGGACGTGCCCCTCCGTCACTGGGTCTACCCGGCGGGCGCAGGTGGAGGGATGCCGCAGGCGGAGTATGGGCGTCTGGCAAAGGTCTGGAGCCGGGTTCCCCTGGTGGCCGCACGAATCCTGGGGCCGGAGCTGCGGCGATGGATCGTGTAAGGGGCATGCGCGGATCGGAATCGCCGCAGGGATCTGCCGGTGAGGGGAACGGATGAGGATCGCGCTGCAGGTGTACACGCCCGGCCAGGTGCATTTCATGAGAAACTTCATCCTCCAGATGCAGGCGCGGGGCCACGACCTGATCCTGACAGCGCTCAACAAGGACATCTCGCTGCACCTGCTGGATCGCTTCGGGATCTCCTACACGGATCTGGGCTTCTACGGCAATACACCGCTACAGAAGCTGCTCCATCTGCCGCTGATCGACCTGCGTCTCTATCGGGAGGTGAAGAGGTTCGATCCCGACATCTTATATGGGTTTGCGATGATCGAAGGCGCCCATGTAGCGAGGGTGCTCCGAAAACCCTGCGTCCAGTTCACGGATACGGAACTGGCCCGTGAGCAGCAGCTCCTCTTCGTGCCCTTCAGCGATGCCGTCGTGACGCCCGCCTGCTTCCGCGGCGACTACGGAGATAAGCACATCCGCGTGGAGAGCTACAAGGAGCTCGCCTACCTGCACCCCCGCTACTTCCGCCCCGATCCGGCCGTGCTGGAGATGGAAGGGCTGGAGAGGGGCGAACCGTTCTGCGTGGTGCGGTTCGTCTCCTGGACGGCGACGCACGATATCGGGCAGAGGGGGATCCGGGACAGGACGAAGCTGCTGGAGAGGCTCGAGCGGCAGGGGCGGGTCATCGTCACGTCGGAGACTCCACTTCCGAAGAGCCTGGGGAGGTTCCGCTCGAGATCGCCTCCGGAGCGGCTGCACGACCTCCTCGCCCATGCCGACCTCTACATCGGGGAAGGGGCGACGACTGCGACCGAGGCGGCGGTCCTCGGGACACCTGCCATCTACGTCTCCTCGGTGGCGGGAAACCTGGGCAACCACCAGGAGCTGGAGGAGCGGTACGGGCTGGTCTACCGCCACGTCTCCGAAGAGGCGGCACTGGATACGGCTCTCCGACTCCTGGAGCGGGAAGATCTCCGGCGGGAGTGTGCGGAGAAGCGGAGGAGGCTGCTCGCCGAGAAGATCGATATCACGGCATTCATGGTCTGGTTCATCGAGAACTACCCCGAGT
Coding sequences within it:
- a CDS encoding glycosyltransferase family 2 protein; the encoded protein is MTGGGRSTYAKHRVAVAVPAYNEELLIEDTLRSIPEYVDRIYVVDDGSTDRTAEIVQKCASEDPRIVCVQHRRNGGVGSAIYTGYKKALQENMDIVAVMAGDNQMDPRFLPHLFDPIVWRKADYTKGNRLFSAEYRKGMSAWRSFGNSVLTFLTKVASGYWDIMDPQNGYTAISWKALRTLDLDSLYTGYGYCNDILVKLNAHDFRVMDVVHPARYGREKSKIRYGSYIVRVSRLLASDFLWRMKTKYASRGLYSIPFVYASGIVLTLGGAGGAVYALYQTFARNGDFVISGGLALIGFFIGLQFLFLAILLDNQQKSRWESTINPRERVHSMRRSTASRHGGADDGYE
- a CDS encoding GNAT family N-acetyltransferase — translated: MRVGIRPLEPGREEEWERFVRSHEETTFFTQIGWRNVVEGVYRHQPLYLYAEDGSGEMIGILPLFQVRSPFSGPRLVSLPYAPYGGIYCRNAAVSDAFLEELKRMASRGMSIELRHVGDGAPPEGFGSRNGYCTSILDLSPGPDRILGAMDKTCRTAIRKGERADYAAKFSSDSAGVARFYDIYLETMQRLGTPPHPPALFSALLQEFGDGILIAEAWKGDTPVAALFLLGMRKTLVSGWAVSRWEYRTSAPNNFIYWHAIQEAIERGYRSFDFGRSLQGSGIHAFKTRWGARDVPLRHWVYPAGAGGGMPQAEYGRLAKVWSRVPLVAARILGPELRRWIV
- a CDS encoding DUF354 domain-containing protein, yielding MRIALQVYTPGQVHFMRNFILQMQARGHDLILTALNKDISLHLLDRFGISYTDLGFYGNTPLQKLLHLPLIDLRLYREVKRFDPDILYGFAMIEGAHVARVLRKPCVQFTDTELAREQQLLFVPFSDAVVTPACFRGDYGDKHIRVESYKELAYLHPRYFRPDPAVLEMEGLERGEPFCVVRFVSWTATHDIGQRGIRDRTKLLERLERQGRVIVTSETPLPKSLGRFRSRSPPERLHDLLAHADLYIGEGATTATEAAVLGTPAIYVSSVAGNLGNHQELEERYGLVYRHVSEEAALDTALRLLEREDLRRECAEKRRRLLAEKIDITAFMVWFIENYPESFGIMRDHPGRQFAVAPCMR
- a CDS encoding glycosyltransferase; translated protein: MATSESAGRAEEAFPNIGRTDRIPSDNGLEAFLHDCTLLGLNNAYAISWKDLINEIALYVDQYHIYIRYNPLSDLSKYIPLSPIKNHLDRFQKDRLIDPSGKPDNVHLHPVGVHYIPVCDYFRKLGEKHYRRVKRQVQSDGIRFDLMHAHFTWPQGYTGLRLKEDYGVPLVLTAHGFDIYELPFQDDAWRESITRVLNAADYIITVSRRNLGCIEHLDVDTPVAVIPNGFSESKFYPMDPVKCRRMLDLPQDKKIVFTAGNLVEVKGHAYLIEAMERVVRERSDVLCVIVGDGLLRDHLRALIQEKRLEDHVFLAGRQPHHRIPIWMNACDLFVLPSLSEGNPMVLFETMGCGKPFIGSAVGGIPEVIQSEDHGMLMEPKNSEQMAAVILKALDKRWNTEEILQYARQFTWKSIARKTATIYRKCLS
- a CDS encoding ATP-grasp domain-containing protein, with translation MNAIVCDANLRTALYAIRSLGRRNIDVTAVEEHSRSVIPIGFRSVYCKKRLWSPRVSSEEDYIAFLLDLADAHDAILPAGISSMVSIAKHLDLFDRRTRIPIPPYNKLMIAIDKEQTFRFALDNDIPCPATYFPADSADIVRISREIEYPAVIKVRRGSTARGVEYAASPQELIDRYERLAGIQERPIIQEYIRGQGYGAFAIYNRDSKPRAVFVHRRLREYPISGGPCTYCESVENGEILQYGLKLLDALKWYGIAMVEFKLDQKDGVPKLIEVNPRFWGSMSLAIHAGVDFPYLLYRLAVDGDIEPAGEYAAGIRTRFVLQDIIACMHYFRKTRDVRYLKEIVGPFFDRDVKFGIFSADDPMPAFHYGVQGLSRYLR
- a CDS encoding polysaccharide deacetylase family protein; this encodes MSTGFNGNSLAVTVDIEDWYHIPSVTGSPFSQFRDASEFYQKWNGRYDYLTDSVRKVLGILDTCNVTATFFVVADVVRHYPGLIECICEQGHEIAVHGLSHACKIDPQTKSPLMSAAEFEARTKDAKHLIETAIGEQVYGYRAPNALVSGWMVDSLEKLGFRYDASVSVNSLYNKTDSRLIGVTSCPYTPRPHSLDRGGDRDFIEFPFAYWDVGGVKIPASGGPVLRFLGSRMILEGLRQSLKRGHTVFYFHPLDISREKFPRVGRGRPLYWAIKGDLVERRLMQILRGTNGVKKKPLFELCGEAVCE
- a CDS encoding PHP domain-containing protein — its product is MELDLHVHSCYSYDSLLRPETILRRAKAMGLTGVAITDHGTIQGALRAHRVNRDEEFTVIVGCEILTDIGDILGLFLHDEIRSTSFPEVIDEIRSQDGLVVLPHPFRGHTLSDVVIRSIDAVEVFNARASETQNVQSQEMARRYSLPASAGSDAHTAAEIGLGRIVLHDDPDIRKALMDGKGWGTGSRSPRYAHYASRLIKAVKLRRLPVSQAAGTV